Proteins co-encoded in one Diprion similis isolate iyDipSimi1 chromosome 13, iyDipSimi1.1, whole genome shotgun sequence genomic window:
- the LOC124414011 gene encoding protein bride of sevenless isoform X3, giving the protein MREKQNPFGSERGCGDRRVSATFSVFADTNYGPDCNNSSPKGFQEVTTALYVVEKLNKYDYIPGLTLGVKIRDSCHDKMAVFKEALMVAVEQDCTSYYELGILVPDEYRETLEPLEQFSLVPMSSYSDQNFSKPLISIMVDFLSTKYEVVDLFLSNSLDVLNVFLDTSRKAGICLKSHTEILDTDNSTHVVIAVVGSKDDIKIWIENGEKIIGPEITWVVLPLDGSHVDDHVPPGSYIIKTEPFDFDLLEDFSSSDTFLQTAGESVTHSPYLLSIGKAIVETARSLRELQKKTCPNDANCVLPRFNSRKKTSMMYTEVYDALHILPKAHSVKYIVTMKKSREEEEEVAAYKINAVSGEITSDLHIPRMPKLCVKKYANSCEKCSNFHRGNGAPGHGRNRDASGILKSSLWIPIILTVVACGTVACLIIIVFIMYRYVVDEVLDGNPALTIVLILSTIFMLQSVIPFCMNDERFGVEHLNSRKILVTSMSIGIAFSIMLSRALFLAFSVGGIFTTHINGYLQGLMVFFVSSVQITISTMFFVLNKDDSGKIIRSCTFVALLSYDIFLLLKLFVVCCFIAQIQRNYREGKCFFGTVIGLLIVWAVWITCFVLVEPKTRDCVVSFGVVASAYLIILGVLIPRTYYMVTRLGQDKTLSARYEPEDYTVDPRTNTIARQFPYLQSHQALYDYTFPGSTTGAGVANLPTVGYHPNYYGCSSPNSRFVPRSVSPYVRQRPGYNNYAFNPEMREVDHLHPVPRVCIENTEGRRSPIGRSPKEMNVDHPRRFRDSRIRLDDRDCTETDIYVEGRLSPNVRGPDEAYPTRCSSPRLGLTESTIREEEENDVARITKF; this is encoded by the exons ATGCGAGAGAAACAGAACCCTTTTGGAAGTGAGCGGGGATGCGGTGATCGTCG TGTTTCCGCTACTTTTTCAGTATTCGCAGACACGAACTACGGGCCAGATTGTAACAATTCATCTCCCAAAGGCTTCCAAGAAGTCACCACAGCGCTGTACGTTGTTGAGAAGCTGAACAAGTACGATTACATCCCCGGTCTCACTTTGG GGGTGAAAATTCGTGACAGTTGTCACGATAAAATGGCGGTTTTCAAGGAAGCCCTGATGGTGGCGGTGGAACAAGATTGCACATCCTACTACGAACTGGGCATCTTGGTCCCGGACGAGTACCGTGAGACACTGGAGCCACTGGAACAGTTCAGCCTAGTGCCAATGAGTTCGTACAGCGATCAGAATTTCTCGAAACCTCTGATCAGCATCATGGTGGATTTCTTGAGCACCAAGTACGAAGTAGTCGATTTGTTCCTCTCGAATTCGCTGGACGTTTTGAACGTTTTTTTGGACACCAGCCGCAAAGCCGGAATCTGTCTGAAAAGCCACACGGAAATTTTGGACACGGACAATTCAACACACGTGGTAATCGCTGTCGTGGGAAGCAAGGACGACATCAAAATATGGATCGAgaatggggaaaaaataattggtcCAGAAATAACGTGGGTTGTTCTGCCTTTGGATGGCTCTCACGTCGATG ATCACGTGCCACCTGGTTCTTACATCATAAAAACAGAGCCGTTCGATTTCGACCTGCTCGAAGACTTTTCCAGCTCCGATACGTTTCTACAAACAGCAGGCGAGTCTGTGACACACTCGCCGTATCTTCTCAGCATCGGTAAAGCGATCGTAGAGACGGCTCGTTCGCTCCGAGAGCTGCAGAAGAAGACGTGTCCTAACGACGCGAATTGCGTGCTGCCACGTTTTAACTCGAGGAAGAAGACCTCTATGATGTATACCGAGGTCTACGATGCTCTGCACATATTGCCGAAGGCCCACTCCGTCAAGTACATTGTGACGATGAAGAAATCgcgggaggaagaggaggaagtcGCAGCCTACAAGATCAATGCTGTTTCCGGTGAGATCACCTCGGATCTTCATATACCCAGGATGCCGAAATTGTGCGTGAAGAAGTACGCGAACAGCTGTGAGAAGTGTTCAAACTTTCATCGAGGAAATGGCGCGCCTGGTCACGGCCGGAATCGCGACGCGAGTGGAATTCTGAAAAGCAGTCTTTGGATACCGATTATATTGACCGTTGTCGCGTGTGGGACAGTCGCCTGTCTCATCATCATAGTCTTCATAATGTACCGCTACGTCGTCGACGAAGTTCTCGATGGTAATCCAGCATTGACGATAGTCCTGATCCTCTCGACAATCTTCATGCTCCAGTCGGTGATCCCTTTCTGCATGAACGACGAAAGGTTCGGCGTTGAACACCTGAACTCCAGGAAGATCCTCGTCACGAGTATGTCGATTGGAATCGCGTTTTCGATCATGCTATCAAGAGCCTTGTTTCTGGCTTTCTCGGTCGGTGGTATATTCACGACACACATCAACGGGTACCTCCAAGGACTAATGGTGTTCTTCGTTTCGAGCGTTCAGATAACCATATCAACGATGTTCTTCGTCCTGAACAAAGATGATTCTGGGAAGATCATCCGGAGCTGCACATTCGTCGCCTTACTCAGCTACGACATATTCCTTCTTCTCAAACTATTCGTTGTTTGTTGTTTCATCGCTCAAATCCAGAGGAATTACCGTGAGGGAAAATGCTTCTTCGGCACCGTCATTGGTCTCTTGATCGTTTGGGCTGTATGGATCACCTGCTTCGTTCTCGTCGAACCGAAAACTCGAGACTGCGTTGTCTCCTTCGGCGTTGTCGCCAGTGCCTACCTCATCATACTCGGCGTCCTTATACCAAGGACCTACTACATGGTCACACGTCTTGGTCAGGACAAGACTCTTTCGGCGAGGTACGAGCCTGAGGATTACACTGTCGACCCCAGGACGAACACCATCGCTCGACAG tttccCTATTTGCAGTCTCATCAGGCGCTGTACGATTACACATTTCCCGGAAGTACGACAGGTGCGGGGGTTGCCAACCTACCAACGGTGGGCTACCACCCCAACTACTACGGATGTTCCAGTCCCAACTCGAGATTCGTTCCTCGAAGCGTGAGCCCGTACGTTCGGCAGAGACCTGGATACAACAACTACGCGTTCAACCCCGAAATGAGGGAGGTTGATCATTTGCACCCGGTGCCCAGAGTTTGCATCGAAAATACAGAA GGTAGGCGAAGTCCGATTGGAAGGAGTCCAAAGGAGATGAACGTCGACCATCCCAGGCGGTTCAGGGACTCACGGATTCGTCTGGATGATCGAGACTGTACGGAGACTGACATTTACGTCGAGGGTCGATTATCACCGAATGTTAGGGGGCCGGACGAAGCATATCCGACGAGGTGTTCAAGCCCAAGACTAGGTCTCACGGAGTCTACTATCCGTGAAGAAGAGGAGAACGATGTAGCGAGAATCACTAAGTTCTAA
- the LOC124414011 gene encoding protein bride of sevenless isoform X1: MRASKQASAMAIQTLFILTVLNLVGIAFATNDYSICERNRTLLEVSGDAVIVVFADTNYGPDCNNSSPKGFQEVTTALYVVEKLNKYDYIPGLTLGVKIRDSCHDKMAVFKEALMVAVEQDCTSYYELGILVPDEYRETLEPLEQFSLVPMSSYSDQNFSKPLISIMVDFLSTKYEVVDLFLSNSLDVLNVFLDTSRKAGICLKSHTEILDTDNSTHVVIAVVGSKDDIKIWIENGEKIIGPEITWVVLPLDGSHVDDHVPPGSYIIKTEPFDFDLLEDFSSSDTFLQTAGESVTHSPYLLSIGKAIVETARSLRELQKKTCPNDANCVLPRFNSRKKTSMMYTEVYDALHILPKAHSVKYIVTMKKSREEEEEVAAYKINAVSGEITSDLHIPRMPKLCVKKYANSCEKCSNFHRGNGAPGHGRNRDASGILKSSLWIPIILTVVACGTVACLIIIVFIMYRYVVDEVLDGNPALTIVLILSTIFMLQSVIPFCMNDERFGVEHLNSRKILVTSMSIGIAFSIMLSRALFLAFSVGGIFTTHINGYLQGLMVFFVSSVQITISTMFFVLNKDDSGKIIRSCTFVALLSYDIFLLLKLFVVCCFIAQIQRNYREGKCFFGTVIGLLIVWAVWITCFVLVEPKTRDCVVSFGVVASAYLIILGVLIPRTYYMVTRLGQDKTLSARYEPEDYTVDPRTNTIARQFPYLQSHQALYDYTFPGSTTGAGVANLPTVGYHPNYYGCSSPNSRFVPRSVSPYVRQRPGYNNYAFNPEMREVDHLHPVPRVCIENTEGRRSPIGRSPKEMNVDHPRRFRDSRIRLDDRDCTETDIYVEGRLSPNVRGPDEAYPTRCSSPRLGLTESTIREEEENDVARITKF; the protein is encoded by the exons ATGCGAGCATCAAAGCAGGCATCAGCCATGGCGATTCAAACGCTTTTCATTCTCACCGTTTTAAACCTAGTCGGTATCGCGTTCGCGACGAATGATTACTCGATATGCGAGAGAAACAGAACCCTTTTGGAAGTGAGCGGGGATGCGGTGATCGTCG TATTCGCAGACACGAACTACGGGCCAGATTGTAACAATTCATCTCCCAAAGGCTTCCAAGAAGTCACCACAGCGCTGTACGTTGTTGAGAAGCTGAACAAGTACGATTACATCCCCGGTCTCACTTTGG GGGTGAAAATTCGTGACAGTTGTCACGATAAAATGGCGGTTTTCAAGGAAGCCCTGATGGTGGCGGTGGAACAAGATTGCACATCCTACTACGAACTGGGCATCTTGGTCCCGGACGAGTACCGTGAGACACTGGAGCCACTGGAACAGTTCAGCCTAGTGCCAATGAGTTCGTACAGCGATCAGAATTTCTCGAAACCTCTGATCAGCATCATGGTGGATTTCTTGAGCACCAAGTACGAAGTAGTCGATTTGTTCCTCTCGAATTCGCTGGACGTTTTGAACGTTTTTTTGGACACCAGCCGCAAAGCCGGAATCTGTCTGAAAAGCCACACGGAAATTTTGGACACGGACAATTCAACACACGTGGTAATCGCTGTCGTGGGAAGCAAGGACGACATCAAAATATGGATCGAgaatggggaaaaaataattggtcCAGAAATAACGTGGGTTGTTCTGCCTTTGGATGGCTCTCACGTCGATG ATCACGTGCCACCTGGTTCTTACATCATAAAAACAGAGCCGTTCGATTTCGACCTGCTCGAAGACTTTTCCAGCTCCGATACGTTTCTACAAACAGCAGGCGAGTCTGTGACACACTCGCCGTATCTTCTCAGCATCGGTAAAGCGATCGTAGAGACGGCTCGTTCGCTCCGAGAGCTGCAGAAGAAGACGTGTCCTAACGACGCGAATTGCGTGCTGCCACGTTTTAACTCGAGGAAGAAGACCTCTATGATGTATACCGAGGTCTACGATGCTCTGCACATATTGCCGAAGGCCCACTCCGTCAAGTACATTGTGACGATGAAGAAATCgcgggaggaagaggaggaagtcGCAGCCTACAAGATCAATGCTGTTTCCGGTGAGATCACCTCGGATCTTCATATACCCAGGATGCCGAAATTGTGCGTGAAGAAGTACGCGAACAGCTGTGAGAAGTGTTCAAACTTTCATCGAGGAAATGGCGCGCCTGGTCACGGCCGGAATCGCGACGCGAGTGGAATTCTGAAAAGCAGTCTTTGGATACCGATTATATTGACCGTTGTCGCGTGTGGGACAGTCGCCTGTCTCATCATCATAGTCTTCATAATGTACCGCTACGTCGTCGACGAAGTTCTCGATGGTAATCCAGCATTGACGATAGTCCTGATCCTCTCGACAATCTTCATGCTCCAGTCGGTGATCCCTTTCTGCATGAACGACGAAAGGTTCGGCGTTGAACACCTGAACTCCAGGAAGATCCTCGTCACGAGTATGTCGATTGGAATCGCGTTTTCGATCATGCTATCAAGAGCCTTGTTTCTGGCTTTCTCGGTCGGTGGTATATTCACGACACACATCAACGGGTACCTCCAAGGACTAATGGTGTTCTTCGTTTCGAGCGTTCAGATAACCATATCAACGATGTTCTTCGTCCTGAACAAAGATGATTCTGGGAAGATCATCCGGAGCTGCACATTCGTCGCCTTACTCAGCTACGACATATTCCTTCTTCTCAAACTATTCGTTGTTTGTTGTTTCATCGCTCAAATCCAGAGGAATTACCGTGAGGGAAAATGCTTCTTCGGCACCGTCATTGGTCTCTTGATCGTTTGGGCTGTATGGATCACCTGCTTCGTTCTCGTCGAACCGAAAACTCGAGACTGCGTTGTCTCCTTCGGCGTTGTCGCCAGTGCCTACCTCATCATACTCGGCGTCCTTATACCAAGGACCTACTACATGGTCACACGTCTTGGTCAGGACAAGACTCTTTCGGCGAGGTACGAGCCTGAGGATTACACTGTCGACCCCAGGACGAACACCATCGCTCGACAG tttccCTATTTGCAGTCTCATCAGGCGCTGTACGATTACACATTTCCCGGAAGTACGACAGGTGCGGGGGTTGCCAACCTACCAACGGTGGGCTACCACCCCAACTACTACGGATGTTCCAGTCCCAACTCGAGATTCGTTCCTCGAAGCGTGAGCCCGTACGTTCGGCAGAGACCTGGATACAACAACTACGCGTTCAACCCCGAAATGAGGGAGGTTGATCATTTGCACCCGGTGCCCAGAGTTTGCATCGAAAATACAGAA GGTAGGCGAAGTCCGATTGGAAGGAGTCCAAAGGAGATGAACGTCGACCATCCCAGGCGGTTCAGGGACTCACGGATTCGTCTGGATGATCGAGACTGTACGGAGACTGACATTTACGTCGAGGGTCGATTATCACCGAATGTTAGGGGGCCGGACGAAGCATATCCGACGAGGTGTTCAAGCCCAAGACTAGGTCTCACGGAGTCTACTATCCGTGAAGAAGAGGAGAACGATGTAGCGAGAATCACTAAGTTCTAA
- the LOC124414011 gene encoding protein bride of sevenless isoform X2, producing the protein MRASKQASAMAIQTLFILTVLNLVGIAFATNDYSICERNRTLLEVSGDAVIVVFADTNYGPDCNNSSPKGFQEVTTALYVVEKLNKYDYIPGLTLGVKIRDSCHDKMAVFKEALMVAVEQDCTSYYELGILVPDEYRETLEPLEQFSLVPMSSYSDQNFSKPLISIMVDFLSTKYEVVDLFLSNSLDVLNVFLDTSRKAGICLKSHTEILDTDNSTHVVIAVVGSKDDIKIWIENGEKIIGPEITWVVLPLDGSHVDDHVPPGSYIIKTEPFDFDLLEDFSSSDTFLQTAGESVTHSPYLLSIGKAIVETARSLRELQKKTCPNDANCVLPRFNSRKKTSMMYTEVYDALHILPKAHSVKYIVTMKKSREEEEEVAAYKINAVSGEITSDLHIPRMPKLCVKKYANSCEKCSNFHRGNGAPGHGRNRDASGILKSSLWIPIILTVVACGTVACLIIIVFIMYRYVVDEVLDGNPALTIVLILSTIFMLQSVIPFCMNDERFGVEHLNSRKILVTSMSIGIAFSIMLSRALFLAFSVGGIFTTHINGYLQGLMVFFVSSVQITISTMFFVLNKDDSGKIIRSCTFVALLSYDIFLLLKLFVVCCFIAQIQRNYREGKCFFGTVIGLLIVWAVWITCFVLVEPKTRDCVVSFGVVASAYLIILGVLIPRTYYMVTRLGQDKTLSARYEPEDYTVDPRTNTIARQSHQALYDYTFPGSTTGAGVANLPTVGYHPNYYGCSSPNSRFVPRSVSPYVRQRPGYNNYAFNPEMREVDHLHPVPRVCIENTEGRRSPIGRSPKEMNVDHPRRFRDSRIRLDDRDCTETDIYVEGRLSPNVRGPDEAYPTRCSSPRLGLTESTIREEEENDVARITKF; encoded by the exons ATGCGAGCATCAAAGCAGGCATCAGCCATGGCGATTCAAACGCTTTTCATTCTCACCGTTTTAAACCTAGTCGGTATCGCGTTCGCGACGAATGATTACTCGATATGCGAGAGAAACAGAACCCTTTTGGAAGTGAGCGGGGATGCGGTGATCGTCG TATTCGCAGACACGAACTACGGGCCAGATTGTAACAATTCATCTCCCAAAGGCTTCCAAGAAGTCACCACAGCGCTGTACGTTGTTGAGAAGCTGAACAAGTACGATTACATCCCCGGTCTCACTTTGG GGGTGAAAATTCGTGACAGTTGTCACGATAAAATGGCGGTTTTCAAGGAAGCCCTGATGGTGGCGGTGGAACAAGATTGCACATCCTACTACGAACTGGGCATCTTGGTCCCGGACGAGTACCGTGAGACACTGGAGCCACTGGAACAGTTCAGCCTAGTGCCAATGAGTTCGTACAGCGATCAGAATTTCTCGAAACCTCTGATCAGCATCATGGTGGATTTCTTGAGCACCAAGTACGAAGTAGTCGATTTGTTCCTCTCGAATTCGCTGGACGTTTTGAACGTTTTTTTGGACACCAGCCGCAAAGCCGGAATCTGTCTGAAAAGCCACACGGAAATTTTGGACACGGACAATTCAACACACGTGGTAATCGCTGTCGTGGGAAGCAAGGACGACATCAAAATATGGATCGAgaatggggaaaaaataattggtcCAGAAATAACGTGGGTTGTTCTGCCTTTGGATGGCTCTCACGTCGATG ATCACGTGCCACCTGGTTCTTACATCATAAAAACAGAGCCGTTCGATTTCGACCTGCTCGAAGACTTTTCCAGCTCCGATACGTTTCTACAAACAGCAGGCGAGTCTGTGACACACTCGCCGTATCTTCTCAGCATCGGTAAAGCGATCGTAGAGACGGCTCGTTCGCTCCGAGAGCTGCAGAAGAAGACGTGTCCTAACGACGCGAATTGCGTGCTGCCACGTTTTAACTCGAGGAAGAAGACCTCTATGATGTATACCGAGGTCTACGATGCTCTGCACATATTGCCGAAGGCCCACTCCGTCAAGTACATTGTGACGATGAAGAAATCgcgggaggaagaggaggaagtcGCAGCCTACAAGATCAATGCTGTTTCCGGTGAGATCACCTCGGATCTTCATATACCCAGGATGCCGAAATTGTGCGTGAAGAAGTACGCGAACAGCTGTGAGAAGTGTTCAAACTTTCATCGAGGAAATGGCGCGCCTGGTCACGGCCGGAATCGCGACGCGAGTGGAATTCTGAAAAGCAGTCTTTGGATACCGATTATATTGACCGTTGTCGCGTGTGGGACAGTCGCCTGTCTCATCATCATAGTCTTCATAATGTACCGCTACGTCGTCGACGAAGTTCTCGATGGTAATCCAGCATTGACGATAGTCCTGATCCTCTCGACAATCTTCATGCTCCAGTCGGTGATCCCTTTCTGCATGAACGACGAAAGGTTCGGCGTTGAACACCTGAACTCCAGGAAGATCCTCGTCACGAGTATGTCGATTGGAATCGCGTTTTCGATCATGCTATCAAGAGCCTTGTTTCTGGCTTTCTCGGTCGGTGGTATATTCACGACACACATCAACGGGTACCTCCAAGGACTAATGGTGTTCTTCGTTTCGAGCGTTCAGATAACCATATCAACGATGTTCTTCGTCCTGAACAAAGATGATTCTGGGAAGATCATCCGGAGCTGCACATTCGTCGCCTTACTCAGCTACGACATATTCCTTCTTCTCAAACTATTCGTTGTTTGTTGTTTCATCGCTCAAATCCAGAGGAATTACCGTGAGGGAAAATGCTTCTTCGGCACCGTCATTGGTCTCTTGATCGTTTGGGCTGTATGGATCACCTGCTTCGTTCTCGTCGAACCGAAAACTCGAGACTGCGTTGTCTCCTTCGGCGTTGTCGCCAGTGCCTACCTCATCATACTCGGCGTCCTTATACCAAGGACCTACTACATGGTCACACGTCTTGGTCAGGACAAGACTCTTTCGGCGAGGTACGAGCCTGAGGATTACACTGTCGACCCCAGGACGAACACCATCGCTCGACAG TCTCATCAGGCGCTGTACGATTACACATTTCCCGGAAGTACGACAGGTGCGGGGGTTGCCAACCTACCAACGGTGGGCTACCACCCCAACTACTACGGATGTTCCAGTCCCAACTCGAGATTCGTTCCTCGAAGCGTGAGCCCGTACGTTCGGCAGAGACCTGGATACAACAACTACGCGTTCAACCCCGAAATGAGGGAGGTTGATCATTTGCACCCGGTGCCCAGAGTTTGCATCGAAAATACAGAA GGTAGGCGAAGTCCGATTGGAAGGAGTCCAAAGGAGATGAACGTCGACCATCCCAGGCGGTTCAGGGACTCACGGATTCGTCTGGATGATCGAGACTGTACGGAGACTGACATTTACGTCGAGGGTCGATTATCACCGAATGTTAGGGGGCCGGACGAAGCATATCCGACGAGGTGTTCAAGCCCAAGACTAGGTCTCACGGAGTCTACTATCCGTGAAGAAGAGGAGAACGATGTAGCGAGAATCACTAAGTTCTAA
- the LOC124413941 gene encoding synaptic vesicular amine transporter: MSFEVLRNSRFILVSVVYLSLFLDNILLTVVVPIIPDYLYSLEGNATVDAETDENGRVGFLLSSKALVQLVLNPVIGSLTGTLGYAQPLFIGSVNLLLAALLFAFGQSYEVLFLARSIQGVSSACIGVSGMSLVASRYSEEEERSKIMGFVLGSIALGVLLGYPIGSILYDLSGKTAPLLLVSVSIVFLICFQLAALDFHMIKQQKTEPRTNWMFLLSDKKIIIVSGAIWSSTSAMAILEPCLPLWLMTHVKPKKWQLGTVFIPDSIGYLVGTNFFGMVAYRIGRYKTAIFAMLLVGVSAILVPLATTMSQLVIPHLGMGLGIGIADAALVPLLASLVDQEDGYGPVYSLQQVAVSLAYSLGPIIGGEMVREIGFAWVMWVVGIVNIAYCPLLGYLATKDRKPLAQDGCKDYDAVQKTTAKYERFYDSDDTL; this comes from the exons ATGAGTTTCGAAGTACTGAGAAATTCGAGATTCATTCTTGTCTCGGTGGTTTATCTCAGCTTATTTTTGGACAACATTCTTCTGACGGTTGTTG TGCCTATTATTCCTGACTACCTCTATTCCTTGGAAGGAAATGCAACCGTTGATGCAGAAACTGACGAAAACGGTCGTGTTGGTTTTCTACTAAGTTCCAAGGCCTTGGTCCAGCTGGTCCTGAATCCAGTGATTGGATCATTGACGGGAACTCTGGGCTATGCCCAACCACTTTTCATAGGCAGCGTGAATCTACTGCTCGCCGCGTTAT TATTCGCGTTTGGCCAGTCCTATGAGGTGTTGTTTTTGGCAAGGAGTATTCAAGGCGTATCTTCCGCGTGCATTGGAGTCTCTGGCATGTCGTTGGTGGCCTCACGATACtcagaggaagaagaaaggtCAAAGATCATGGGTTTTGTCCTAGGCAGTATTGCCCTCGGTGTTTTATTGGGATATCCCATTGGCTCGATTCTCTACGATCTGAGTGGTAAGACGGCACCACTACTGCTCGTTTCGGTCTCCATAGTCTTCTTGATCT GTTTTCAACTCGCCGCACTGGATTTTCACATGATAAAACAG CAGAAGACAGAACCACGTACCAACTGGATGTTCCTGTTGTCCGACAAGAAGATCATAATAGTCTCCGGAGCAATCTGGTCCTCAACTTCAGCCATGGCAATATTGGAACCGTGTCTTCCGCTCTGGTTAATGACCCACGTTAAGCCCAAA AAATGGCAACTGGGAACCGTTTTCATTCCGGACAGCATCGGCTACTTGGTGGGCACTAATTTCTTCGGAATGGTGGCTTATCGCATTGGCCGATACAAAACGGCCATATTTGCCATGCTTCTTGTTGGCGTTAGCGCGATCCTGGTGCCACTAGCAACAACGATGTCACAACTGGTGATCCCGCACCTGGGAATGGGTCTGGGGATCGGTATCGCCGACGCAGCGCTGGTCCCACTTTTGGCGTCGTTGGTCGACCAGGAGGACGGTTACGGACCGGTTTACTCCTTGCAACAAGTGGCCGTCAGCTTGGCGTACTCTCTTG GGCCTATCATCGGCGGTGAAATGGTCAGAGAAATCGGATTCGCATGGGTGATGTGGGTCGTTGGTATTGTCAACATTGCCTACTGTCCACTTTTGGGATACTTGGCAACCAAGGATAGGAAACCCCTTGCTCAGGATGGATGTAAGGACTACGACGCCGTTCAAAAAACCACCGCCAAATACGAGAGGTTTTATGATTCGGACGATACTttgtga